A window from Corynebacterium urogenitale encodes these proteins:
- a CDS encoding carbon starvation CstA family protein, with protein MTLKEKNVGSLPDAPEGVSYVYSDATDLPVGVDDRRGLSVKAKIVMAIFAAMAAAGWGMVAFNRGEQINAMWLVFAAVGSYIIAFKFYARFIELKIVRPRADRATPAEYDSDGKDFMPTDRRVLFGHHFAAIAGAGPLVGPIMAAQMGYLPSTLWIIIGVILAGAVQDYLTLWISTRRRGRSLGQMLRDEVGPVGGYVGMFAIATIMLLLIAVLALVVVNALAESPWGVFSLAMTIPIALFMGIYLRYLRPGAVAEVSVIGVVLLLVAIIAGGYVADTTWGAETFTLSKVALSWCLIIYGVVAAILPVWLLLAPRDYLSTFMKVGVVFLLAGGIVISRPEVQMPAITEFAKGGTGPVFAGDLFPFLFITIACGALSGFHALVSSGTTPKLVEKESQMRMIGYGSMLIESFVAMTALVAAVILDRHLYFAMNAPAAVTGGTPETASEYVNGLNLPGEGMTPEALQAAADAIGEPSIVSRTGGAPTFAFGMSDILTDIFGNPTLQAFWYHFAIMFEALFILTTIDAGTRVARFIISDTVGSVPGLKKFKDPHWKVGSWIATFIVCAGWGSILLMGVTDPLGGINMLFPLFGIANQLLAAIALALVTVVVVKKGYKKYAWIPGVPLVWDVVVTMYASWQKIFSEKPAIGYWAQHAAFKDAQAQGLTEFGTAKSAAEIAAVVRNTAVQGTLSVLYAILVLIVVGACAVAIIKALRAQAAGQEVHTTEEPFTPSAYFAPISVTVTDAEKPLVKAWEERNPQTHVGH; from the coding sequence GTGACTCTCAAGGAGAAGAATGTCGGCAGTCTGCCCGACGCACCCGAAGGGGTTAGCTACGTCTATAGCGACGCCACGGATCTTCCCGTCGGTGTAGACGACAGGCGTGGGCTTTCCGTCAAAGCAAAGATCGTGATGGCCATCTTCGCTGCCATGGCAGCGGCCGGGTGGGGCATGGTTGCCTTCAATCGCGGCGAGCAGATCAACGCCATGTGGTTGGTGTTCGCTGCTGTGGGCTCCTACATCATCGCTTTCAAGTTCTATGCGCGCTTCATCGAGCTCAAGATCGTCAGGCCTCGCGCTGATCGAGCCACTCCGGCCGAGTATGACAGCGACGGCAAGGACTTCATGCCCACCGACCGTCGCGTTCTCTTTGGCCATCACTTCGCCGCGATCGCTGGCGCGGGCCCTCTTGTCGGGCCAATCATGGCGGCCCAAATGGGATACCTGCCTTCGACCCTGTGGATCATCATTGGTGTGATTCTCGCCGGTGCAGTGCAGGATTACCTGACCCTGTGGATTTCTACCCGTCGCCGTGGTCGCTCCCTGGGCCAGATGCTGCGAGATGAGGTCGGTCCGGTCGGTGGCTACGTCGGAATGTTCGCCATCGCTACAATCATGCTGCTGCTCATCGCTGTGCTGGCGTTGGTCGTCGTCAACGCTCTCGCGGAGTCCCCATGGGGTGTGTTCTCCCTGGCTATGACCATTCCAATCGCCCTCTTTATGGGCATCTACTTGCGCTACCTCCGACCAGGCGCGGTGGCAGAAGTCTCCGTGATTGGCGTCGTGCTGCTGCTCGTCGCGATCATCGCCGGCGGCTACGTGGCGGATACGACCTGGGGTGCGGAGACCTTCACTCTGTCCAAGGTGGCCCTGTCCTGGTGTCTCATCATCTACGGTGTGGTTGCTGCAATCCTGCCGGTATGGCTGTTGCTGGCGCCACGCGATTACCTCTCCACCTTCATGAAGGTCGGCGTGGTGTTCCTGCTGGCCGGCGGCATCGTCATCAGCCGTCCGGAAGTGCAGATGCCTGCGATCACCGAGTTTGCCAAGGGTGGAACTGGTCCAGTTTTCGCTGGCGACCTCTTCCCATTCCTGTTTATCACCATCGCCTGCGGTGCTTTGTCTGGATTCCACGCGCTCGTGTCATCCGGCACCACCCCGAAGCTGGTAGAAAAGGAATCGCAGATGCGCATGATTGGCTATGGCTCCATGCTCATCGAGTCTTTCGTTGCCATGACCGCCCTTGTCGCGGCGGTGATCCTCGATCGTCACCTGTACTTCGCTATGAACGCCCCGGCAGCAGTGACCGGTGGTACTCCGGAGACTGCGTCCGAGTACGTCAATGGGCTTAATTTGCCAGGCGAGGGCATGACTCCCGAGGCCTTGCAAGCTGCCGCGGATGCTATCGGCGAACCATCCATCGTGTCCCGAACTGGTGGTGCTCCGACGTTTGCCTTCGGCATGTCCGATATTCTGACCGATATCTTCGGAAACCCTACGTTGCAGGCGTTCTGGTACCACTTCGCCATCATGTTTGAGGCGCTGTTCATCCTCACCACGATCGACGCCGGCACGCGCGTGGCTCGATTCATCATCTCCGATACGGTCGGCTCTGTACCGGGACTGAAGAAATTCAAGGACCCACACTGGAAGGTTGGGTCCTGGATTGCGACCTTCATCGTCTGCGCGGGCTGGGGGTCGATCCTTCTGATGGGCGTGACCGATCCACTGGGCGGCATCAATATGCTGTTCCCGCTATTCGGCATCGCAAATCAGCTGCTTGCAGCGATCGCCCTGGCGCTCGTCACCGTCGTCGTTGTGAAGAAGGGGTACAAAAAGTACGCGTGGATTCCTGGCGTTCCGCTGGTCTGGGACGTGGTGGTGACCATGTATGCCTCGTGGCAGAAGATCTTCAGCGAAAAGCCGGCGATCGGATACTGGGCGCAGCACGCAGCCTTCAAGGATGCGCAAGCGCAAGGGCTGACGGAGTTCGGCACGGCAAAGTCCGCGGCGGAAATTGCGGCCGTCGTGCGAAATACAGCGGTCCAGGGAACCTTGTCTGTGCTCTACGCCATCCTTGTCCTCATCGTTGTGGGCGCGTGTGCCGTGGCGATCATCAAGGCGCTGCGTGCCCAGGCGGCGGGTCAGGAAGTCCATACGACAGAGGAACCGTTTACTCCATCGGCCTACTTCGCGCCAATCAGCGTGACGGTCACCGATGCGGAAAAGCCTTTGGTCAAGGCTTGGGAAGAGCGCAATCCTCAGACTCATGTGGGCCACTAG
- a CDS encoding YbdD/YjiX family protein, with protein MTSAAQWPFKIARNIWWYMGELVGDHDYEKYVAHMQAKHPGCQVVSKKQYWRDRYDAQEANPGSRCC; from the coding sequence ATGACAAGCGCAGCGCAGTGGCCGTTTAAGATCGCCCGCAACATCTGGTGGTACATGGGTGAGCTGGTCGGGGACCATGACTACGAAAAGTATGTGGCCCACATGCAGGCGAAGCACCCCGGCTGTCAGGTGGTATCAAAAAAGCAATACTGGCGAGACCGTTATGACGCGCAGGAGGCCAACCCAGGTTCACGGTGCTGCTAG
- a CDS encoding TetR/AcrR family transcriptional regulator: protein MTSPATQRFLNLPEEKRERIERAAIAEFATKGYEQANTNDIAADADISVGALFAYFATKQDLFVHINGRCTALIEGSVGEVLDDERPVLDVIRSIVELIAESSKSERESVQLYQLMTGPGDREESRKVALNFESFTSAAYIQLMKRGQDSGELRKDLPAEMLAFHLDNIFIMLQYTLATEFFEQRRAMYVGEAVPDEQALLTHTMRLIESAIAA from the coding sequence ATGACGAGCCCCGCTACGCAACGCTTCCTCAACCTTCCGGAGGAAAAGCGCGAGCGCATTGAACGAGCCGCGATAGCTGAATTTGCAACCAAAGGCTATGAGCAGGCGAATACCAACGACATCGCTGCAGATGCAGATATCAGTGTCGGTGCGCTCTTCGCGTACTTCGCTACGAAGCAGGATCTTTTTGTGCACATCAACGGTCGGTGCACCGCGTTGATCGAGGGTTCTGTGGGGGAGGTGCTGGACGATGAAAGGCCTGTTTTGGATGTCATCCGGTCCATCGTGGAGCTGATTGCGGAGTCCTCCAAGTCCGAACGCGAATCTGTGCAGCTGTACCAGCTGATGACAGGTCCCGGCGATCGTGAGGAGAGCCGTAAAGTTGCCCTCAACTTCGAGTCCTTCACCAGCGCCGCGTACATACAGTTGATGAAGCGCGGCCAGGACAGCGGGGAGCTGCGGAAGGACCTGCCGGCCGAAATGCTGGCATTTCACCTAGATAATATCTTCATCATGCTGCAGTACACGCTCGCCACTGAGTTCTTCGAGCAGCGGCGAGCGATGTATGTGGGCGAGGCTGTCCCAGATGAACAGGCGCTGCTTACGCACACGATGCGGCTCATCGAGAGCGCTATCGCCGCCTAA